A single window of Achromobacter xylosoxidans DNA harbors:
- a CDS encoding aldolase yields MDNTLREKAYFDTRATQEMAQHLRAVPRTIQETMAYACRILAMTEQEAGLAGQISVRSERPGAYWTLRFGLGFDEATPADFIEVDRDLHTLTGEGMANPATRFHLWVYEARPDVQSIIHTHSPWASALAAARQPLVIAQMDMTPLHDDCAFLGEWPGVPIADQEGVIISGALGAKRAIILAHHGYLTAGASCEEATYLSVYLERAARMQIRAQAFGPLTPVDDALAREAHDYLLKPSIVRATFDYWCRQTHGVAPLPRPAR; encoded by the coding sequence ATGGACAACACCCTGCGCGAAAAAGCGTACTTCGACACCCGCGCCACCCAGGAAATGGCGCAGCACCTGCGCGCCGTGCCGCGCACCATCCAGGAGACCATGGCCTATGCCTGCCGCATCCTGGCAATGACCGAGCAGGAAGCCGGCCTGGCCGGCCAGATCAGTGTGCGTTCAGAGCGCCCCGGCGCCTACTGGACGCTGCGCTTCGGCCTGGGTTTCGACGAAGCCACGCCGGCCGACTTCATCGAGGTCGACCGTGACCTGCACACGCTCACGGGCGAGGGCATGGCCAATCCGGCGACGCGTTTCCACCTGTGGGTCTACGAGGCGCGACCCGACGTGCAATCCATCATCCACACCCATTCGCCGTGGGCCTCGGCGCTGGCGGCGGCGCGCCAGCCGCTGGTGATCGCGCAGATGGACATGACGCCGCTGCACGACGACTGCGCCTTCCTGGGCGAATGGCCCGGGGTGCCGATCGCCGACCAGGAGGGCGTCATCATCTCGGGCGCGCTGGGCGCCAAGCGCGCCATCATCCTGGCGCACCATGGCTACCTGACGGCCGGCGCTTCCTGTGAGGAGGCGACCTACCTGTCGGTCTACCTGGAACGGGCGGCGCGCATGCAGATCCGCGCGCAGGCCTTCGGGCCGCTGACGCCGGTGGACGACGCGCTGGCGCGCGAGGCCCACGACTACCTGCTCAAGCCGTCGATCGTGCGCGCCACCTTCGACTACTGGTGCCGCCAGACGCATGGCGTCGCGCCGCTGCCGCGGCCCGCCCGTTGA
- a CDS encoding MFS transporter, with protein sequence MMTTKTAPARSRRDYVTAGLASMMGTTIEWYDFFLYGTAAALIFNKIFFPSFDPLTGTLAAFATYSVGFFARPLGGVIFGHYGDRIGRKSMLLITLLLMGVPTILIGLIPSYEQIGYWAAVLLVLMRFLQGIAVGGEWGGAVLMAVEHAPQGKKGFFGSLPQAGVAPGLILSSLAMGAVAGLPEQDMLSWGWRLPFLASVVLLAVGWFIRVKVAESPDFEQMRDKGAKVEVPVAAVLRHHRRALWTVVGARLAEVTWFYTVVTFSLAYATGTLGIPRAVMLDATIWGAALALFTMPLFGMLGDRIGHKWVFMAGAVGILACAPLFFQLLATGQTGWIIVAVCLAVGLVYACLYGPEGTLFSSQFPAEVRYTGISLAVQVSGAIGGGLAPIVATWLLARAGGDPKYVVWYLSALGVVAVFSAWRMRGDTPAQAALGVPAGART encoded by the coding sequence ATGATGACGACCAAGACAGCGCCCGCGCGTTCGCGCCGGGACTACGTAACGGCCGGCCTGGCCAGCATGATGGGCACCACCATCGAGTGGTACGACTTTTTCCTGTACGGCACGGCCGCCGCGCTGATCTTCAACAAGATATTCTTTCCGTCGTTCGATCCGCTGACCGGCACGCTGGCCGCGTTCGCTACCTATTCGGTGGGCTTTTTCGCGCGGCCGCTGGGCGGCGTGATCTTCGGCCACTACGGCGACAGGATCGGCCGCAAGTCCATGCTGCTGATCACCTTGCTGCTGATGGGCGTGCCCACCATCCTGATCGGCCTGATCCCGTCGTATGAGCAGATCGGCTACTGGGCCGCGGTGCTGCTGGTGCTGATGCGTTTTCTGCAGGGCATCGCGGTGGGCGGCGAGTGGGGCGGCGCCGTGCTGATGGCGGTCGAGCACGCGCCGCAGGGCAAGAAGGGCTTTTTCGGCAGCCTGCCGCAGGCCGGGGTGGCGCCGGGCCTGATCCTGTCGTCGCTGGCGATGGGCGCGGTGGCCGGGCTGCCGGAGCAGGACATGCTGTCGTGGGGCTGGCGCCTGCCGTTCCTGGCCAGCGTGGTGCTGCTGGCGGTGGGTTGGTTCATCCGCGTCAAGGTGGCCGAATCGCCCGACTTCGAGCAGATGCGCGACAAGGGCGCCAAGGTCGAGGTGCCGGTGGCGGCCGTGCTGCGCCATCACCGGCGCGCGCTGTGGACGGTGGTGGGCGCGCGGCTGGCCGAGGTCACCTGGTTCTACACGGTGGTCACGTTTTCGCTGGCCTACGCCACCGGGACGCTGGGCATTCCCCGTGCGGTGATGCTGGACGCCACCATCTGGGGCGCGGCATTGGCGTTGTTCACCATGCCGCTGTTCGGCATGCTGGGCGACCGCATTGGCCACAAGTGGGTGTTCATGGCCGGCGCGGTCGGCATCCTGGCGTGCGCGCCGCTGTTTTTCCAGTTGCTGGCCACCGGACAGACCGGCTGGATCATCGTCGCGGTATGCCTGGCGGTGGGATTGGTCTACGCTTGCCTGTACGGTCCCGAGGGCACGCTGTTCTCCAGCCAGTTCCCGGCCGAGGTGCGCTACACCGGCATCTCGCTGGCGGTGCAGGTATCCGGCGCGATCGGCGGCGGCCTGGCGCCGATCGTCGCGACCTGGCTGCTGGCGCGCGCCGGCGGCGATCCGAAATACGTGGTGTGGTACCTGAGCGCGCTGGGCGTGGTGGCGGTGTTCAGCGCCTGGCGCATGCGCGGCGATACGCCGGCGCAGGCCGCGCTGGGCGTGCCGGCCGGCGCCCGGACCTGA
- a CDS encoding 2-hydroxychromene-2-carboxylate isomerase, whose amino-acid sequence MKTIDYYFWLNSDWAYLGADRLEALAARQQARIRYLPVDLPEVYARTGGVLLGQRAPERQAYRVTELARWCRKLGIHVNATPAHMCPDAGLASRLVIAADAAGLPVAALYKAILAAEWCEERDISSPDTLRAIAREQGLDAGALMAAAEQPATRRAYRDNTDAAVAAGVFGSPSYVYRGELFWGQDRLEMLEEAVAASR is encoded by the coding sequence ATGAAGACCATCGACTATTACTTCTGGCTGAACTCCGACTGGGCCTACCTGGGGGCCGACCGGCTGGAGGCGCTGGCGGCGCGCCAGCAGGCGCGCATCCGCTACCTGCCGGTGGACCTGCCCGAGGTCTATGCGCGCACCGGCGGCGTGCTGCTGGGCCAGCGCGCGCCCGAGCGCCAGGCCTACCGGGTGACCGAGCTGGCGCGCTGGTGCCGCAAGCTCGGTATCCACGTCAATGCCACGCCGGCCCACATGTGCCCGGACGCCGGGCTGGCCTCGCGCCTCGTGATCGCCGCCGATGCCGCCGGCCTGCCGGTGGCGGCCCTGTACAAGGCCATCCTGGCCGCCGAGTGGTGCGAGGAGCGGGACATCTCGTCGCCGGACACGCTGCGCGCCATCGCGCGGGAGCAGGGGTTGGATGCCGGCGCGCTGATGGCCGCCGCCGAGCAGCCGGCGACGCGGCGGGCCTACCGCGACAACACCGACGCGGCGGTGGCGGCCGGGGTGTTCGGCTCGCCGTCGTACGTGTATCGCGGCGAGCTGTTCTGGGGCCAGGACCGGCTGGAGATGCTGGAAGAGGCGGTCGCCGCCTCGCGCTGA
- a CDS encoding ABC transporter substrate-binding protein, translating to MAAACGASLFVGAASMAQTTPAAISDDIVRLGLILDMSGIYADVTGKGSATAAQMAIDDFGGKVLGRKIDLMVVDHQNKADIAAARAREWYDTQKVDAILDVAGSAPALAVLEVAREKKKIVVFSGPGTERITNDLCSPYSVHYTYDTWSLANTTARATVDRGGKSWYFLTADYAFGHTLQASATEVVKARGGTVLGAARHPIGTSDFASYLLQAQASRAQIVGLANAGGDTVNAIKAAREFGLTQSGQKMAGLLLYINDIHAIGLDAAAGLMLTEAFYWDMNDQTRAWSQRYYDKLKKMPNMSQAGTYSSVMHYLKAVQAAGTDAPDAVMKQMKAMPINDFFATNGRIREDGRMVHDMYLFEVKTPAESKRPWDYYKLVATLPGDEAFMPLSKSTCPLVKAAAK from the coding sequence ATGGCCGCGGCCTGCGGCGCCAGCCTGTTCGTCGGCGCCGCCAGCATGGCGCAGACCACCCCCGCCGCCATTTCCGACGATATCGTCCGCCTCGGCCTGATCCTGGACATGAGCGGCATCTATGCCGACGTGACCGGCAAGGGCAGCGCCACGGCCGCCCAGATGGCCATCGACGACTTCGGCGGCAAGGTGCTGGGCAGGAAAATCGACCTGATGGTGGTCGACCACCAGAACAAGGCCGACATCGCCGCCGCCCGCGCCCGCGAGTGGTACGACACGCAGAAGGTCGACGCCATCCTGGACGTGGCCGGCTCGGCGCCAGCCCTGGCGGTGCTGGAGGTGGCGCGCGAGAAAAAGAAGATCGTGGTGTTCAGCGGCCCGGGCACCGAGCGCATCACCAACGACCTGTGCTCGCCGTATTCGGTGCACTACACCTACGACACCTGGTCGCTGGCCAACACCACCGCCCGCGCCACCGTCGACCGCGGCGGCAAGAGCTGGTACTTCCTGACCGCCGACTACGCCTTCGGCCACACCCTGCAGGCCTCGGCCACCGAGGTGGTGAAAGCCCGCGGCGGCACCGTGCTGGGCGCCGCGCGCCATCCCATCGGCACCAGCGATTTCGCCTCGTACCTGCTGCAGGCGCAGGCCAGCCGCGCCCAGATCGTCGGCCTGGCCAACGCCGGCGGCGACACGGTCAACGCCATCAAGGCGGCGCGCGAATTCGGCCTGACGCAAAGCGGCCAGAAGATGGCCGGCCTGCTGCTGTACATCAACGACATCCACGCCATCGGCCTGGATGCGGCGGCCGGCCTGATGCTGACCGAGGCCTTCTACTGGGACATGAATGACCAGACCCGCGCCTGGTCGCAGCGCTACTACGACAAGCTCAAGAAAATGCCCAACATGAGCCAGGCCGGCACCTATTCCTCGGTGATGCACTACCTGAAGGCGGTGCAGGCCGCAGGCACCGATGCGCCCGACGCGGTGATGAAGCAGATGAAGGCCATGCCGATCAATGACTTCTTCGCCACCAACGGCCGCATCCGCGAGGACGGCCGCATGGTCCACGACATGTACCTGTTCGAGGTGAAGACGCCAGCCGAATCCAAGCGGCCCTGGGACTACTACAAGCTGGTGGCGACGCTGCCGGGCGACGAGGCCTTCATGCCGCTGTCCAAGTCGACCTGCCCGCTGGTGAAGGCGGCGGCGAAGTAG
- a CDS encoding GntR family transcriptional regulator — translation MPARPLFSHSPQPLYLQAAALFRSHIQNRTWRPGQQIPPLEALMETYGISRATIRQALGQLEQDGLIRRSRGSGTFVNADLPETPTLLIPKTWAETVELSNQLGTVSLVESSADSPLPDTLGMPCAAQRGGSFQYLRRVHTTEAGPFCYSEVFLESSLFRKHRARIQKSTVAPVLDQFYGARISEARQVLNVIEAGQESAESLRIPVSSPVAELRRYACIDGRVVYFARLEFPFRKVRMEFDLLSQR, via the coding sequence ATGCCCGCGCGCCCGCTTTTCTCGCACAGCCCTCAACCGCTCTACCTGCAGGCGGCGGCGCTGTTTCGCAGCCATATCCAGAACCGCACCTGGCGGCCGGGCCAGCAGATCCCGCCGCTGGAAGCGCTGATGGAAACCTATGGCATCTCGCGCGCCACCATCCGCCAGGCCCTCGGCCAGCTGGAACAGGACGGCCTGATCCGGCGTTCGCGCGGGTCCGGCACCTTCGTCAACGCCGACCTGCCGGAGACGCCGACGCTGCTGATTCCCAAGACCTGGGCCGAGACGGTCGAACTGAGCAACCAGCTGGGCACGGTGTCGCTGGTGGAGTCGAGCGCCGATTCGCCGCTGCCCGACACGCTGGGCATGCCGTGCGCGGCGCAGCGCGGCGGCAGTTTCCAGTACCTGCGGCGGGTGCACACCACCGAGGCCGGGCCGTTCTGCTATAGCGAGGTATTTCTGGAAAGCAGCCTGTTCCGCAAGCATCGCGCCCGCATCCAGAAAAGCACGGTGGCGCCGGTGCTGGACCAGTTCTACGGCGCCCGCATCAGCGAGGCGCGCCAGGTGCTCAATGTGATCGAGGCCGGCCAGGAGTCGGCCGAATCGCTGCGCATCCCGGTGTCCTCGCCAGTGGCCGAACTGCGCCGCTACGCCTGCATCGACGGCCGCGTGGTGTATTTCGCGCGGCTGGAATTTCCGTTCCGCAAGGTGCGCATGGAGTTCGACCTGTTGAGCCAGCGCTAG
- a CDS encoding AMP-binding protein → MTQSSLLFSQHLDALAARHPGRPALIDRDRAISHAELRARSRALAAGLARIGVRPGQRVAVWLPNCAAWVETFLACAHLGALALAVNTRFRSLELADILGRGGADWLVFWPGFKGIDFQGILDGVAPEHLARLRGIVAVSEADEPAAASLRGKPVHRYADLRACADTPPPPQPDAGVLCFTTSGTTSQPKFVLHDQGTLLRHGAAVAQAFGYDDDSRVLASAPFCGAFGFATLAGGLARGVPVVCAPVFDAAESAAAIQRHRVSHTYANNEALVAMMRAAAPGAFASARLFGFASFTPALDHMLDLARAAGVPLTGLYGSSELIALVAGQPRDPAEGDVAARHQPGGTLIYPEARVRARDPASGAILPHGESGELEILSPSLMRGYLDNPEATARACTDDGYFRTGDLGYTLNPRQFVFQTRMGDSLRLSGFLVNPVEIEQMVETLPGVRACQVVGATRDGKTVPYAFVLLREGASADATGWTAACKQAMAGFKVPAGFTVLDAFPSVESANSVKIQKHRLREMADALLAAPATS, encoded by the coding sequence ATGACGCAATCCTCCCTCCTCTTTTCGCAACACCTCGACGCCCTGGCGGCGCGCCACCCCGGGCGCCCCGCCCTGATCGACCGCGACCGGGCCATCAGCCACGCCGAACTGCGCGCGCGCAGCCGCGCCCTGGCCGCCGGCCTGGCGCGCATCGGCGTGCGGCCCGGCCAGCGCGTGGCCGTATGGCTGCCCAATTGCGCCGCCTGGGTCGAGACCTTCCTGGCCTGCGCCCACCTGGGCGCGCTGGCGCTGGCCGTCAACACGCGCTTTCGCTCCCTCGAACTGGCCGACATCCTCGGCCGTGGCGGCGCCGACTGGCTGGTGTTCTGGCCCGGCTTCAAGGGTATCGACTTCCAGGGCATCCTGGACGGCGTCGCGCCCGAACACCTGGCGCGGCTGCGAGGCATCGTCGCCGTGTCCGAAGCGGACGAACCCGCCGCCGCGTCGCTGCGAGGCAAGCCGGTGCACCGCTACGCCGACCTGCGCGCCTGCGCCGACACGCCCCCGCCGCCCCAGCCCGACGCCGGCGTGCTGTGCTTCACCACGTCCGGCACCACCTCACAGCCGAAGTTCGTGCTGCATGACCAGGGCACCCTGCTGCGCCACGGCGCCGCGGTGGCGCAAGCGTTCGGCTACGACGACGACAGCCGCGTGCTGGCCAGCGCGCCGTTCTGCGGCGCGTTCGGCTTCGCCACGCTGGCGGGCGGGCTGGCGCGGGGCGTGCCGGTGGTGTGCGCGCCGGTGTTCGACGCGGCCGAATCGGCCGCCGCGATCCAGCGCCACCGGGTCAGCCACACCTACGCCAACAACGAGGCGCTGGTCGCCATGATGCGCGCGGCCGCGCCCGGCGCATTCGCCTCGGCGCGCCTGTTCGGCTTCGCCAGCTTCACGCCGGCGCTCGACCACATGCTGGACCTGGCGCGCGCGGCCGGCGTGCCGCTGACGGGGCTGTATGGGTCCAGCGAACTGATCGCGCTGGTGGCCGGCCAGCCGCGCGACCCCGCCGAGGGCGACGTGGCCGCGCGCCACCAGCCAGGCGGCACGCTGATCTATCCCGAGGCGCGGGTGCGGGCGCGCGACCCGGCCAGCGGCGCAATCCTGCCGCACGGCGAATCGGGCGAGCTGGAAATCCTGTCGCCCAGCCTCATGCGCGGCTACCTCGACAACCCCGAGGCCACCGCCCGCGCCTGCACCGACGACGGCTACTTCCGGACCGGCGACCTGGGCTACACCCTGAACCCGCGCCAGTTCGTGTTCCAGACCCGCATGGGCGACTCGTTGCGCCTGTCCGGCTTCCTGGTGAATCCGGTCGAGATCGAACAGATGGTGGAAACGCTGCCCGGCGTGCGCGCCTGCCAGGTGGTCGGCGCCACCCGCGACGGCAAGACCGTGCCCTACGCCTTCGTGCTGCTGCGGGAAGGCGCCAGCGCCGACGCGACCGGCTGGACGGCGGCCTGCAAGCAGGCCATGGCCGGCTTCAAGGTTCCCGCCGGCTTCACGGTGCTGGATGCGTTTCCGTCCGTGGAAAGCGCCAATTCGGTCAAAATCCAGAAACACCGGCTGCGCGAGATGGCCGACGCCCTGCTCGCCGCCCCCGCTACCTCCTGA
- a CDS encoding cyclase family protein, protein MKRWTRRPEGSTWGDFGPDDEIGRLNLLTEEKVLQAVREVRTGKVFCLSLPLDLPGGNVLNPRRHPPQLKPTFRDGTPYLNFAMARLQPDAVDVLSDDQVTLSLQYSTQWDGLCHVGAQFDIQGDGQARRVYYNGYAAGVDVFGGEDAGPDACCPPGGSYARRLGIDRYAEKGMQGRGVLVDLARAFGPGRTLVGHTQLQAALREQRVVVEPGDMLVLRTGFAETLVEMAGQPDPHQLEQTGAVLDGADPALLDWITDSGIAAICADNYAVEAYPARTTGPGHSILPLHHHCLFKLGVPLAELWYLKALADWLHAQGRNRFLLTAPPLRLPGAVGSPVTPIATV, encoded by the coding sequence ATGAAACGCTGGACGCGCCGTCCCGAGGGATCGACCTGGGGCGATTTCGGGCCTGACGACGAGATCGGCCGCCTGAACCTGCTGACCGAGGAAAAAGTGCTGCAGGCGGTGCGCGAGGTGCGGACCGGCAAGGTCTTCTGCCTGTCGCTGCCGCTGGACCTGCCCGGCGGCAACGTGCTCAACCCGCGCCGCCACCCGCCGCAACTCAAGCCCACCTTCCGCGACGGCACGCCCTACCTGAACTTCGCCATGGCGCGCCTGCAGCCCGACGCCGTCGACGTGCTGTCGGACGACCAGGTCACGCTCAGCCTGCAGTACTCGACCCAATGGGACGGCCTGTGCCACGTGGGCGCCCAGTTCGACATCCAGGGCGACGGCCAGGCCCGCCGCGTCTACTACAACGGCTATGCCGCCGGCGTCGACGTGTTCGGCGGCGAGGACGCCGGCCCCGACGCCTGCTGCCCGCCGGGCGGCTCGTATGCGCGCAGGCTGGGCATCGACCGCTATGCCGAAAAAGGCATGCAGGGCCGCGGCGTGCTGGTGGACCTGGCGCGCGCCTTCGGCCCCGGCCGCACGCTGGTGGGCCATACCCAGCTGCAGGCGGCGCTGCGCGAGCAGCGCGTGGTGGTCGAGCCGGGCGACATGCTGGTGCTGCGCACCGGTTTCGCCGAAACGCTGGTAGAAATGGCCGGCCAGCCCGATCCGCACCAGCTGGAGCAGACCGGCGCGGTGCTGGACGGCGCCGACCCGGCGCTGCTGGACTGGATCACCGACAGCGGCATCGCAGCGATCTGCGCCGACAACTACGCGGTCGAGGCCTATCCGGCGCGCACCACCGGCCCCGGCCATTCGATCCTGCCGCTGCATCATCACTGCCTGTTCAAGCTGGGCGTGCCGCTGGCCGAGCTGTGGTACCTGAAGGCGCTGGCCGACTGGCTGCACGCACAGGGCCGCAACCGCTTCCTGTTGACCGCGCCGCCGCTGCGCCTGCCGGGCGCGGTGGGGTCGCCCGTGACGCCGATCGCCACGGTGTGA
- a CDS encoding Bug family tripartite tricarboxylate transporter substrate binding protein, whose amino-acid sequence MTHSLHRRAGRRALATAALAVLAAAPIYAVQAAGYPEHPVTVVVPYPPGGGADIFGRAIANALQPGLKQTVLVENKPGAGGNIGMAYVARAKADGYTLGLGTIGTQTINQFLYNNMAFDPERDLVPIALVSTTPNVIAVSAKSPYRTVADVIQAARQNKEKKLTYASPGIGSSVHLTGAYFEAMAGVTMLHVPFKGTSASLPAVAGGQVDLLFDNLPGALAQIKDGNLVRGVAVTSAARDASLPDLPTVAESGLPGFDVTAWFALYAPRGTPEPVVRQLIEAARSGLGSQAIATNFATMGARPGTLFGADLAAFERQERAKWGGLIKDKGITAQ is encoded by the coding sequence ATGACGCATTCCCTGCACAGGCGCGCCGGGCGGCGCGCGCTGGCCACGGCGGCGCTGGCCGTGCTGGCCGCGGCCCCGATTTATGCGGTCCAGGCGGCCGGCTATCCGGAGCATCCCGTCACCGTGGTCGTGCCGTATCCGCCGGGTGGCGGCGCCGACATCTTCGGCCGCGCCATCGCCAACGCGCTGCAGCCGGGCCTGAAGCAGACCGTGCTGGTCGAGAACAAGCCGGGCGCGGGCGGCAACATCGGCATGGCCTACGTGGCGCGCGCCAAGGCCGACGGCTACACGCTGGGCCTGGGCACCATCGGCACGCAGACCATCAACCAGTTCCTGTACAACAACATGGCGTTCGACCCCGAGCGCGACCTGGTGCCGATCGCGCTGGTGTCGACCACGCCCAACGTCATCGCCGTCAGCGCCAAGTCGCCCTACAGGACGGTGGCCGACGTGATCCAGGCGGCGCGCCAGAACAAGGAAAAGAAACTGACCTATGCGTCGCCCGGCATCGGTTCGTCGGTGCACCTGACCGGGGCCTACTTCGAGGCCATGGCCGGCGTGACCATGCTGCACGTACCGTTCAAGGGCACCTCGGCGTCGCTGCCGGCGGTGGCGGGCGGCCAGGTCGACCTGCTGTTCGACAACCTGCCCGGCGCGCTGGCGCAGATCAAGGACGGCAACCTGGTGCGGGGCGTGGCGGTGACGTCGGCGGCGCGCGATGCCTCGCTGCCCGACCTGCCTACCGTGGCCGAGTCCGGCCTGCCGGGCTTTGACGTGACGGCCTGGTTCGCCCTGTACGCGCCGCGCGGCACGCCGGAGCCGGTGGTGCGCCAGCTGATCGAGGCGGCGCGCAGCGGCCTGGGCTCGCAGGCCATTGCCACCAATTTCGCCACCATGGGCGCGCGGCCCGGCACGCTGTTCGGCGCCGACCTGGCCGCGTTCGAAAGGCAGGAACGCGCCAAATGGGGCGGCCTCATCAAGGACAAGGGAATCACGGCGCAATGA
- a CDS encoding SDR family NAD(P)-dependent oxidoreductase, whose translation MTTPIALVTGGSRGIGRAIVARLLQDGFEVVNFSRRPPDAALPGETFQSVDLGDAAATAAAAAALAAARPVLHLVNNAGVIQVADIEAVTQDELARMVAVNLTAPLLLMQALLPGMRRAGYGRVVNIGSRAGLGKPGRTVYGATKSGLVGMTRTWALELGKAGITINTVAPGPIATELFDQSNPPGDPRTVALEAAIPVGRIGRPEDVAHAVSSFLDRRAGFMTGQVLYVCGGMSVGLAG comes from the coding sequence ATGACAACCCCCATCGCATTGGTCACCGGCGGCAGCCGGGGCATCGGCCGCGCCATCGTCGCGCGCTTGTTGCAGGACGGCTTCGAGGTCGTCAACTTCAGCCGTCGGCCGCCGGACGCGGCGCTGCCGGGCGAAACCTTCCAGTCCGTGGACCTGGGCGATGCCGCCGCCACGGCCGCGGCGGCCGCCGCGCTGGCGGCGGCGCGGCCGGTGCTGCACCTGGTCAACAACGCCGGCGTGATCCAGGTCGCCGACATCGAGGCGGTGACACAGGATGAACTGGCGCGCATGGTGGCGGTGAACCTGACCGCGCCGTTGCTGTTGATGCAGGCGCTGCTGCCCGGCATGCGCCGGGCCGGCTATGGCCGGGTCGTCAACATCGGCAGCCGCGCCGGCCTGGGCAAGCCGGGCCGCACGGTCTACGGCGCCACCAAGTCCGGCCTGGTGGGCATGACGCGCACCTGGGCGCTGGAACTGGGCAAGGCCGGCATCACGATCAACACCGTGGCGCCCGGGCCGATCGCCACCGAGTTGTTCGACCAGTCCAACCCGCCGGGCGACCCCAGGACGGTGGCGCTGGAGGCCGCCATCCCGGTGGGGCGCATCGGCCGGCCCGAGGACGTGGCGCATGCGGTGTCGTCGTTCCTGGACCGGCGCGCCGGCTTCATGACCGGGCAGGTGCTGTACGTCTGCGGCGGCATGTCGGTCGGTCTGGCCGGGTAG